A window of the Desulfotignum phosphitoxidans DSM 13687 genome harbors these coding sequences:
- a CDS encoding superoxide dismutase [Ni], producing the protein MKKIIATIFLLLAAMVCIPMLQQTVSAHCQIPCGIYDDNARIHSMLEDAATVEKSIKMINALSEKSDAQSQNQLVRWVMNKENHAQKIITTISDYFLTQRVKSSQADYKKRLVDHHAVIVSAMKAKQNAEMSYVKALVTDIKTLLQYYSDDDH; encoded by the coding sequence ATGAAAAAAATAATTGCAACGATCTTTCTTCTGCTGGCAGCAATGGTTTGCATACCGATGCTTCAGCAAACCGTTTCCGCACATTGCCAGATACCCTGCGGTATTTATGATGATAATGCCCGGATTCACTCAATGCTTGAAGATGCGGCAACTGTTGAAAAATCGATAAAAATGATAAATGCGCTTTCTGAAAAATCCGATGCCCAATCCCAGAACCAGCTGGTCCGCTGGGTGATGAACAAGGAAAACCATGCCCAGAAAATCATCACCACGATCAGCGACTATTTTCTGACCCAACGGGTCAAATCGTCCCAGGCAGACTACAAAAAACGACTGGTCGATCATCATGCCGTGATTGTTTCGGCAATGAAAGCCAAGCAGAATGCCGAGATGTCATATGTCAAAGCCCTGGTCACAGACATTAAAACACTGTTACAGTATTACAGCGACGATGACCACTAA
- a CDS encoding heavy metal translocating P-type ATPase, producing MTKNTHDNDHDSHQANHDNGHQDHDHTDHHAHMVADFRRRFWVSIILGIPIVLLSPMIQQFMGISSQWDFAGDAYIQFGFSTIVFFYGGWPFLKGLFDELTQKNPGMMTLIGLAIIVAYTYSSAVVFGLEGKVFFWELATLIIIMLLGHWMEMRSVMGASGALEELVKLMPSTALRITKDGGTEEVKVSQLKKGDKVAVKPGEKIPTDGVIADGRTRIDESMVTGESRQVEKTTGDEVIGGSINGDSAIDVEIQKTGGDTYLSQVVDMVKKAQESKSKAQNTADRAAFWLTIIALTAGGITLGAWLGAGREFVFSLERMVTVMVITCPHALGLAVPLVVAVSTAMAAKKGLLIRDRTAFERAKNLDVVVFDKTGTLTEGRFGVSDIVSFGSLSEEEILTLAAGLESRSEHSIAKGIVGAAKDRNIDIPDPENFEAIPGKGAKADVAGKKIKVVSPGFLKENDIAVEKSFQDKLDQLADEGKTLVYLLKDDQIEAALALEDVIRESAKKAVSGLQNMGIKVMMLTGDSAAVAKTVADQLNLDDYMAEILPDEKSDQIKKIRQDNKRVAMVGDGVNDAPALAEADVGIAIGAGTDVAMEAADIVLVHSDPRDVTAVIKLSRATYRKMVQNLWWAVGYNAVAIPLAAGVLYPFYQFLLPPAAGAVVMSLSTVIVAVNAKLLST from the coding sequence ATGACCAAAAATACCCATGACAACGACCATGACAGCCATCAGGCAAACCACGACAACGGACACCAGGACCATGACCATACAGATCACCATGCCCATATGGTGGCTGATTTCAGGCGCCGGTTCTGGGTATCAATTATTCTGGGAATTCCCATTGTACTGCTGTCCCCCATGATCCAGCAATTTATGGGTATCAGCAGCCAATGGGACTTTGCAGGTGATGCCTATATCCAGTTCGGGTTTTCTACCATTGTCTTTTTCTATGGCGGATGGCCGTTTTTAAAGGGTCTTTTTGACGAACTCACCCAAAAGAACCCGGGCATGATGACCCTGATCGGCCTTGCCATTATTGTTGCATATACCTACAGTTCCGCCGTGGTATTCGGCCTTGAGGGAAAAGTGTTTTTCTGGGAGCTTGCCACCCTCATCATCATCATGCTTTTGGGACACTGGATGGAAATGCGCTCGGTAATGGGGGCTTCGGGTGCTTTGGAGGAACTGGTCAAACTGATGCCGTCAACGGCCCTTCGCATCACCAAAGACGGTGGAACTGAAGAGGTCAAGGTATCACAGCTTAAAAAAGGAGACAAGGTCGCTGTCAAACCCGGTGAAAAAATACCCACGGACGGTGTCATAGCAGATGGGCGGACCCGCATTGACGAATCCATGGTGACCGGTGAAAGCAGGCAGGTGGAAAAGACCACAGGAGATGAAGTTATCGGCGGCAGCATCAACGGTGATTCCGCCATTGATGTGGAGATACAAAAAACAGGGGGCGACACCTATCTTTCCCAGGTTGTCGACATGGTGAAAAAAGCACAGGAATCCAAATCAAAGGCCCAGAACACGGCAGATAGAGCCGCTTTCTGGCTGACCATCATCGCCCTGACTGCCGGCGGCATCACCCTGGGGGCATGGCTTGGGGCAGGCAGGGAATTTGTTTTTTCCTTAGAACGGATGGTCACGGTGATGGTGATTACCTGTCCCCACGCCCTGGGTCTGGCCGTACCCCTGGTGGTGGCGGTATCAACGGCCATGGCAGCTAAAAAAGGACTGCTCATCAGGGACCGGACCGCTTTTGAACGGGCAAAAAACCTGGATGTGGTGGTGTTTGACAAAACCGGCACCCTGACCGAGGGCCGTTTCGGGGTTTCTGACATTGTCAGTTTTGGCAGCCTTTCTGAAGAAGAAATTCTAACGCTTGCAGCCGGACTGGAAAGCCGATCTGAACATTCCATTGCCAAAGGCATTGTCGGGGCGGCAAAAGACCGCAATATTGACATCCCTGATCCTGAAAATTTTGAAGCCATTCCGGGAAAAGGTGCCAAAGCGGATGTGGCAGGCAAAAAAATCAAAGTGGTGAGCCCGGGATTTTTAAAGGAAAATGATATTGCCGTGGAAAAAAGCTTTCAGGACAAACTGGATCAGCTGGCAGATGAAGGAAAGACCCTGGTGTATCTTCTGAAAGATGATCAGATCGAAGCGGCACTGGCTTTGGAGGATGTGATTCGCGAATCGGCAAAAAAAGCCGTGTCCGGATTACAAAACATGGGCATCAAGGTGATGATGCTCACAGGTGATTCTGCGGCAGTGGCAAAAACCGTTGCAGACCAGCTGAACCTGGATGATTACATGGCGGAAATTCTGCCTGATGAAAAATCGGACCAGATAAAAAAGATCAGGCAGGATAATAAGCGGGTGGCCATGGTGGGAGACGGGGTAAACGATGCCCCTGCCCTGGCTGAAGCAGATGTGGGCATTGCCATCGGCGCAGGCACGGATGTGGCCATGGAAGCAGCCGATATCGTGCTGGTGCACTCTGATCCCCGGGATGTCACCGCAGTGATCAAACTGTCGCGCGCAACCTACCGGAAAATGGTGCAGAATCTCTGGTGGGCAGTCGGTTACAATGCCGTTGCCATTCCCCTGGCAGCAGGGGTTTTATACCCGTTTTATCAATTTTTGCTGCCGCCGGCGGCAGGTGCTGTTGTGATGTCCCTTTCCACGGTCATTGTGGCGGTCAATGCCAAACTGCTGTCCACGTGA
- a CDS encoding YeeE/YedE thiosulfate transporter family protein, with amino-acid sequence MGSEIWLGLLSGIAFGFVIQRVGASNADKMARAHLMMESDIPKFMLMAVILSAVGLLGLEAAGVANTRVLPTSLVATGVAGILFGIGWGFCGYCPGTTWAAVGEGRLDAVFALIGGLAGAAFFAHLHEFFIPLLYDPFNVGQITLADWTGSRPAAVVLLVFIFGLCIGAIHFLWKGKNGGQTP; translated from the coding sequence ATGGGTTCAGAAATATGGCTGGGGTTATTGTCCGGCATTGCCTTTGGATTTGTGATCCAGCGCGTCGGCGCAAGCAATGCAGATAAAATGGCCAGAGCCCATCTGATGATGGAAAGTGATATCCCCAAATTCATGCTCATGGCGGTGATTCTCTCAGCCGTTGGGCTTTTGGGACTTGAAGCCGCGGGTGTGGCCAATACCCGGGTGCTGCCCACCAGTCTGGTGGCCACGGGTGTGGCAGGTATTTTGTTCGGTATCGGCTGGGGATTTTGCGGGTACTGCCCGGGAACCACCTGGGCTGCCGTAGGAGAGGGACGGCTGGATGCTGTGTTTGCCCTTATCGGCGGACTGGCCGGTGCCGCGTTTTTTGCCCATCTGCACGAATTTTTCATTCCATTGCTGTATGATCCCTTCAATGTGGGCCAGATCACCCTTGCGGACTGGACAGGCAGCCGGCCTGCCGCGGTTGTTCTGCTGGTTTTTATATTCGGCCTGTGCATCGGTGCCATCCATTTTTTATGGAAGGGAAAAAATGGCGGCCAGACACCCTAA